In Helianthus annuus cultivar XRQ/B chromosome 8, HanXRQr2.0-SUNRISE, whole genome shotgun sequence, a single genomic region encodes these proteins:
- the LOC110876933 gene encoding glutamic acid-rich protein-like translates to MLKVLARYHKNHLEPKTKAEFFGFIKDKEYVDPDPVDHQRWRNDEEMKEAGYAAELKKLEKFKDTRNEWFVKEEKKKWSRKATPKVQIEKGSSSQPQKKRQKKSVETMLIDESEEEDEAETEDEAEAKDEAIDEGNAEGDDVRLSPESDHLLKALKVSLKAEKAAAGDDDEKEKQLKRKRREDKDDELYNPSPEHVLESQTPLSSGGRKKASATKSVMSPKATRRKLVKRLEKKVKEVLIENKKLLDREKKLEKHVKTVEAENSSLLQRVESDRTEIDILKVKVAELEEEKARRDEQNKYFELKNKELEAAKAMKEHEIYMMNKVLENLLGKSVEQRFEEIEVEEVRARRQAEIDAEMKYKGKGVEESSSISVVSGIFEEDVLIDEVINDEEDVEEDDDEEHDDDDKVDDADDVFSASSHSDDDDDDSQGGTGVKVTEASNEENVEDYLHDDMNEEPEDATGEGENVDDQNVDKVEKLILRLEPKVEEGEIRHTYTMNDIIEMTCIDDPNFKFDFEEELNAFDMNQQPDYQYKYIEEADNYDRVEVEDYSDEENVNADTSNFPTLVEFFSQENIDELRRKVEECLKDKNFDGTTKDAQKEERKKWFRKSNERKFKRPLKYYKRDRDMSLGDIISWGFLPQVNVCAIRREFGVQYFEYIQDIMSLPWWDIEELSKVRTLDYPVRKNDVPIWGLMRIEAFRGFKHWKPHYPKKVKRVDPETGVEETILNIKKPRVIKKHSSPENGTRFSQGICVLGVQLFDY, encoded by the exons ATGCTGAAAGTACTTGCAAGATATCATAAAAATCATCTGGAGCCAAAGACAAAAGCTGAATTTTTTGGTTTCATCAAAGACAAAGAGTATGTTGATCCAGATCCGGTTGATCATCAAAGATGGAGAAATGATGAGGAAATGAAAGAAGCAGGTTATGCAGCAGAGTTGAAGAAACTTGAAAAGTTCAAAGATACTAGAAACGAGTGGTTTGtgaaagaggagaagaaaaagtGGAGCAGAAAAGCCACTCCTAAAGTTCAAATAGAGAAGGGATCATCTTCTCAACCACAGAAAAAACGTCAAAAGAAAAGTGTTGAGACTATGCTTATTGatgaatcagaggaagaagatgaagccGAAACTGAAGATGAAGCTGAAGCTAAAGATGAAGCTATAGATGAAGGTAATGCTGAAGGAGATGACGTTCGTTTATCTCCTGAATCTGATCATCTGTTGAAAGCTCTTAAAGTAAGTCTTAAAGCCGAAAAAGCAGCAGCTGGGGACGATGATG AGAAAGAAAAACAGCTAAAGAGAAAGAGGAGAGAAGATAAAGATGACGAATTGTACAATCCATCTCCTGAACATGTTCTTGAATCTCAAACACCTCTATCATCTGGTGGTAGGAAGAAAGCGAGTGCAACGAAAAGTGTGATGTCTCCAAAAGCAACAAGAagaaaattg GTGAAGAGGTTAGAAAAGAAAGTTAAAGAGGTGTTGATTGAAAACAAAAAGTTGTTAGATAGAGAAAAGAAGCTTGAGAAGCATGTAAAGACAGTCGAAGCTGAAAACTCTTCATTGTTACAAAGAGTCGAATCAGATCGAACTGAAATTGATATTCTTAAAGTGAAAGTTGCTGAGTTGGAAGAAGAGAAAGCACGCAGAGATGAACAGAACAAGTACTTCGAGTTAAAGAACAAAGAATTGGAAGCTGCTAAAGCAATGAAAGAACACGAGATATACATGATGAATAAAGTGTTAGAAAATTTGCTTGGAAAGTCTGTTGAGCAGAGATTTGAAGAGATTGAAGTAGAAGAGGTTAGAGCACGTCGTCAAGCTGAAATTGATGCTGAGATGAAGTATAAAGGCAAAGGTGTTGAAG AATCCTCATCCATTTCTGTTGTTTCCGGTATTTTTGAGGAAGATGTATTGATTGATGAGGTTATAAATGATGAGGAAGATGTTGAAGAGGATGATGACGAAgagcatgatgatgatgataaagtTGATGATGCAGATGATGTATTCTCTGCAAGTAGTCATagtgatgacgatgatgacgacAGTCAAGGAGGTACAGGTGTTAAAGTCACCGAAGCATCGAATGAAGAGAATGTCGAAGATTATCTTCATGACGATATGAATGAAGAGCCTGAGGATGCTACAGGTGAAGGGGAGAATGTGGATGATCAAAATGTTGATAAAGTTGAAAAGTTGATTTTGCGTCTAGAGCCTAAAGTAGAGGAAGGAGAAATCAGGCATACTTATACCATGAATGATATTATTGAAATGACATGTATTGATGATCCTAACTTCAAGTTTGACTTTGAAGAAGAGTTGAATGCTTTTGATATGAATCAGCAACCCGACTATCAGTACAAGTATATTGAGGAAGCTGATAATTATGATCGAGTTGAGGTTGAAGACTATAGCGACGAAGAGAATGTAAATGCTGATACTTCTAACTTTCCAACTCTTGTTGAATTTTTCAGTCAAGAGAACATAGATGAATTAAGAAGAAAAGTGGAAGAGTGTCTGAAAGATAAGAACTTTGATGGTACAACGAAAGATGCacagaaggaagaaagaaagaagtGGTTTAGAAAGAGCAATGAAAGAAAATTCAAGCGACCATTGAAGTATTATAAGAGAGACCGGGATATGTCATTGGGGGATATTATAAGTTGGGGCTTTCTGCCACAAGTAAACGTTTGTGCAATAAGAAGAGAATTTGGGGTGCAATACTTTGAATACATTCAAGATATTATGTCCTTACCCTGGTGGGACATTGAGGAATTGTCGAAAGTAAGAACGTTAGATTATCCTGTTAGAAAGAATGATGTACCCATCTGGGGTCTGATGAGGATTGAAGCTTTCAGAGGATTCAAGCACTGGAAGCCTCACTATCCTAAGAAAGTAAAGAGAGTGGATCCTGAAACTGGAGTTGAAGAGACGATCTTGAATATAAAGAAGCCAAGAGTTATAAAAAAACATTCCAGTCCCGAAAATGGAACAAGATTTTCACAAGGGATTTGTGTATTGGGTGTACAGCTGTTTGACTACTAA